Proteins found in one Nitrosopumilus maritimus SCM1 genomic segment:
- a CDS encoding Hsp20/alpha crystallin family protein, whose product MTQRADSGFVSFFLIGAAALTMFYWVRVLKKMTKDQKPLYTQSREQEQKNWVYDLIKGDGEFVFVAEVPGPEDKVAVRLVDGMLYIRGTGGFSKEVPIEGANDMQIFDFKYRNGVLTLRIK is encoded by the coding sequence ATGACTCAGAGGGCAGATTCAGGCTTTGTTAGTTTCTTCTTGATTGGTGCTGCAGCACTTACAATGTTTTACTGGGTGAGAGTCTTGAAAAAGATGACAAAAGACCAGAAACCACTCTACACACAATCAAGAGAACAAGAACAAAAGAACTGGGTTTATGACTTGATCAAAGGGGATGGAGAGTTTGTTTTTGTAGCAGAAGTCCCAGGGCCTGAAGATAAAGTCGCAGTAAGATTAGTAGATGGAATGTTATACATTAGAGGAACTGGAGGATTTTCAAAAGAAGTGCCAATTGAGGGTGCAAACGATATGCAAATATTTGATTTCAAATATCGTAATGGCGTATTAACACTTAGAATAAAATAA
- a CDS encoding DUF5679 domain-containing protein — protein sequence MVTAYCVKCREKRDIKDPKETKLKNGRPAVKGTCPECGTNVFRIGKME from the coding sequence ATGGTTACAGCATATTGCGTAAAATGCCGCGAAAAAAGGGACATTAAAGATCCCAAAGAAACTAAACTAAAGAACGGACGTCCTGCCGTAAAAGGTACATGTCCTGAATGTGGAACTAACGTTTTCCGTATCGGAAAAATGGAATAA
- a CDS encoding DUF424 domain-containing protein has protein sequence MPFAVRQTDYQKNPMLNICDAELLGKTIVEGELNMHISESYYGERFVEKEEAETLLKNSAIINLVGDETISLSLGLGIGSENAVKKISGVPFLIVFKM, from the coding sequence ATGCCATTTGCAGTACGTCAAACTGATTATCAAAAAAACCCAATGTTGAACATATGTGATGCAGAACTATTGGGTAAAACAATTGTTGAAGGTGAACTAAACATGCACATAAGTGAAAGCTATTACGGAGAAAGATTTGTCGAAAAAGAAGAAGCTGAAACTCTACTAAAAAATTCTGCAATAATTAATCTTGTAGGTGATGAAACTATTTCTTTATCTCTTGGATTAGGTATTGGTTCTGAAAATGCTGTTAAAAAAATTTCTGGAGTTCCATTTCTCATAGTTTTTAAAATGTAA
- a CDS encoding DNA topoisomerase IV subunit A, translating into MKASEKKAKEISKKAKEKQKTILESLKNHGAKIYEDLENGQFPKFSIPSRSVSNIVYDKKLRQYILGNSTALRSAKNSAQLRSFTQLMWLAFFANRLTQEKKSSTLRDVYYSSQAFAIEFDDQSESDNIIVDLEAVTSRPREDFHIFPEERSSIFGDLNIEYTIPGYEGKKMNLSNHPDGYSIGPSLTTAELVDTSAEIVIAIEKGGLFTRFVEEQVDKKFKSIIINTGGQAPRSTRTLLKRLHDEMGLPVIILTDGDVYGEHIAMVIKSGSANAAHLRELTVPDAKWVGVWATDIEKYKLPTIPMTESDIKRCYDLQKDPRYESGIWKKELEVFLRLKRKAELEAFAKYGLTNITDKYLPQKLELAKSL; encoded by the coding sequence TTGAAAGCAAGTGAGAAAAAAGCAAAAGAGATCAGCAAAAAAGCAAAAGAGAAACAAAAAACAATTCTTGAATCTCTAAAAAACCACGGTGCAAAAATCTATGAAGATTTAGAAAATGGACAATTCCCAAAATTCTCCATTCCAAGTAGATCTGTTAGTAATATCGTTTATGACAAAAAACTAAGACAGTATATTCTAGGAAATTCTACTGCTCTTAGAAGCGCAAAGAATTCTGCCCAACTTCGCTCATTTACTCAACTAATGTGGCTTGCATTTTTTGCAAATCGCCTCACTCAAGAGAAAAAATCCTCTACATTAAGAGATGTGTATTATTCATCCCAAGCATTTGCAATAGAGTTTGATGACCAATCTGAATCAGATAACATCATTGTGGATTTAGAGGCTGTAACCTCAAGACCAAGAGAAGATTTCCACATCTTCCCTGAAGAGCGAAGCTCTATCTTTGGTGATTTGAATATTGAATACACAATTCCTGGATATGAGGGTAAAAAGATGAATCTATCAAACCATCCTGATGGTTATTCTATTGGACCTAGTCTAACTACTGCTGAACTAGTTGATACTAGTGCAGAAATTGTAATTGCAATTGAGAAAGGTGGTCTCTTTACAAGATTTGTTGAAGAACAAGTTGATAAAAAATTCAAATCAATCATTATTAACACTGGAGGACAAGCACCACGTTCTACACGTACTTTACTAAAACGCCTTCATGATGAAATGGGACTGCCTGTCATCATCTTGACTGATGGGGATGTGTATGGAGAACATATTGCTATGGTAATCAAATCTGGTTCTGCAAATGCTGCACATCTTAGAGAATTGACAGTACCTGATGCAAAATGGGTTGGAGTTTGGGCAACTGATATTGAAAAATACAAACTACCAACTATTCCGATGACTGAATCTGATATTAAGAGATGTTATGATTTGCAAAAGGATCCGCGATATGAATCAGGAATTTGGAAAAAAGAACTTGAAGTATTCTTGAGATTAAAGAGAAAAGCAGAACTGGAGGCATTTGCAAAATATGGTCTTACCAACATTACTGACAAATACTTGCCTCAGAAATTAGAATTAGCAAAAAGTCTGTAA
- a CDS encoding DNA topoisomerase VI subunit B, with product MSSIKEKFNQISPSEFFYSNRDLAGFSNPTRSLYTAVREFVENALDACDQKGILPDVHLTIKAVEPDKPDPKPYILTVKDNGPGVDAKHIPLAFGTVLYGSKFGLKQARGMFGLGATMAILYGQITTNKPVIVKSCADGQTQNQFEILLDIQKNKPVIVKHNTKEASKKGLSVSICLEGDYSKAGNKIRDYVYETSLITPYATITFDDPKGQKFQHTRFVKEIPPPPTIIRPHPHGIDVERIRRMIVESQFEIPTIDDVMIEKVRKDLGLSKQNLSFTAIMTKAKKKWKNLSRQVRVVIALLSFLKMDFEKLSKIRIEDLDVPNKKLHYWDFGDSQSKTVDMDPESQYYKQLTNTVQGEPLTTFLTKRFQRVGPTTAVKFAEFAKFKPEKRMGTLTNQELVNLSDALQKFDDFMAPDSSCLAPLGESPLEKGIKKFFNPDFVAVVQRPASAYSGFPFIVEMGIAYGGDIKSGGPHVYRYANRIPLLYDEGSDVVLKVVNDTDWGRYKVKGDPPFIIVSHICSTRIPYKTAGKENVADRQEIERELRLGLQFLSRKLAAFMSKRGQAEMAKKRANLYAKYIPMIAEFCTELAGKKKEPNYKKILEELEPVEIKTEKTIEEEKPIESK from the coding sequence ATGTCTTCTATTAAAGAAAAATTTAATCAGATTTCTCCTAGTGAGTTTTTCTATAGTAATCGTGATTTGGCTGGGTTCAGTAATCCTACCCGTTCACTATACACTGCTGTCAGGGAATTTGTTGAAAATGCTCTTGATGCCTGTGATCAAAAAGGAATACTACCTGATGTACACTTAACAATTAAGGCTGTTGAGCCCGACAAACCAGACCCAAAACCCTACATCTTGACTGTAAAGGATAATGGACCTGGAGTTGACGCAAAACACATTCCACTAGCATTTGGAACTGTCCTTTATGGTTCCAAATTTGGATTAAAACAAGCAAGAGGTATGTTTGGACTTGGTGCAACAATGGCAATTTTGTATGGTCAGATTACAACAAACAAACCCGTAATTGTAAAAAGTTGTGCTGATGGACAAACTCAAAACCAGTTTGAAATATTATTGGACATTCAAAAAAACAAACCTGTAATTGTAAAACACAATACAAAAGAAGCTTCCAAGAAAGGACTTTCTGTTAGTATTTGTTTAGAAGGTGATTACTCTAAAGCAGGAAACAAAATTAGAGATTATGTCTATGAAACATCATTAATTACTCCTTATGCAACAATTACTTTTGATGATCCTAAAGGACAAAAATTCCAACACACTAGATTTGTAAAAGAGATTCCTCCTCCACCAACAATTATCAGACCACACCCACATGGAATTGATGTTGAAAGAATCAGAAGAATGATTGTTGAATCTCAATTTGAAATTCCGACAATTGATGATGTAATGATTGAAAAGGTAAGAAAAGATTTAGGATTGTCAAAACAAAATCTAAGCTTTACTGCAATTATGACCAAAGCAAAAAAGAAATGGAAAAATCTTTCACGTCAAGTTCGTGTAGTGATAGCCTTGTTGTCATTTCTGAAAATGGATTTTGAAAAATTAAGCAAGATTAGAATTGAAGATTTAGATGTTCCAAACAAAAAATTACATTATTGGGACTTTGGAGATTCTCAATCAAAAACAGTTGATATGGATCCTGAAAGTCAGTATTACAAACAACTTACTAACACTGTTCAAGGTGAACCCCTTACTACATTTCTTACCAAAAGATTCCAACGTGTAGGTCCTACTACTGCAGTAAAATTCGCCGAGTTTGCAAAATTCAAGCCTGAAAAACGCATGGGTACTCTGACCAATCAAGAACTAGTGAACCTTAGTGACGCTTTACAGAAATTCGATGATTTCATGGCTCCAGACTCTAGTTGCCTTGCACCATTAGGCGAATCACCACTAGAAAAAGGAATCAAGAAATTCTTTAATCCTGATTTTGTTGCTGTTGTTCAACGCCCAGCTTCGGCATATTCTGGATTCCCATTTATTGTTGAGATGGGTATTGCATATGGTGGTGACATCAAATCAGGTGGACCTCATGTATACCGATATGCAAACAGAATTCCACTACTTTATGATGAAGGCAGTGATGTAGTTCTAAAAGTTGTAAATGATACTGACTGGGGACGATACAAAGTAAAAGGTGATCCACCATTTATCATAGTCTCTCATATTTGCTCAACTAGAATCCCTTACAAGACTGCAGGAAAAGAAAATGTTGCAGACAGACAAGAGATCGAACGCGAACTCCGACTAGGATTACAATTCTTATCAAGAAAACTAGCTGCATTCATGTCAAAGAGAGGCCAAGCAGAAATGGCAAAAAAGAGAGCAAATCTTTATGCAAAATACATTCCAATGATCGCAGAATTTTGTACTGAACTTGCCGGAAAGAAAAAAGAACCTAATTACAAGAAAATTTTAGAGGAACTAGAACCTGTTGAAATTAAAACTGAAAAGACAATAGAGGAGGAAAAACCAATTGAAAGCAAGTGA
- a CDS encoding KH domain-containing protein, whose protein sequence is MSFEKLLRIPNDRIAVLIGKSGNIKSKIEKSCHVSLDIDGETGEVLIKSDGDVEKIQPFKAMEIVTAIGRGFSPENAMTLLKGENTLHVIDLREFAGKSNANVERIKGRIIGEGGRARRNMENLSSTHISVYGKTVSIIGDASKLRLAVDAISSISSGSMHGAVYDKLEAANRKEKQEKMKLWEDQDVFY, encoded by the coding sequence ATGAGTTTTGAGAAATTACTACGAATTCCAAATGACAGGATAGCAGTACTCATTGGGAAATCTGGAAACATTAAATCTAAAATTGAAAAATCATGTCATGTGTCTTTAGATATAGATGGTGAGACTGGAGAAGTTCTCATAAAGTCTGATGGTGATGTTGAAAAGATCCAACCATTCAAAGCGATGGAAATTGTTACAGCAATTGGTAGAGGTTTTTCTCCTGAAAACGCTATGACCTTGTTAAAGGGAGAGAACACATTGCATGTTATAGATCTTCGAGAGTTTGCTGGAAAATCTAATGCAAATGTTGAAAGGATAAAAGGGAGAATTATTGGAGAAGGTGGTAGAGCAAGAAGAAATATGGAAAATCTTAGCAGTACTCATATCTCAGTTTATGGAAAAACAGTTTCAATTATTGGTGATGCAAGTAAATTACGATTAGCAGTTGATGCAATCTCTTCTATTTCCAGTGGAAGTATGCATGGTGCAGTTTATGATAAATTAGAAGCTGCAAATAGAAAAGAAAAACAAGAAAAAATGAAGTTGTGGGAAGATCAAGATGTCTTCTATTAA
- a CDS encoding serine protein kinase RIO, with amino-acid sequence MTDILSKKLESKIDKKLISKAKRKTLDDGFKKGKVVNEVLDKPTVMTLYKMITDHIIAYVNGAVSAGKESVLFWGVDENDSDVALKIYLVSTSNFKKREPYILGDPRFSNVKKGTKNLVYLWAKKEYRNLTQCFEAGIPVPKPLHVTNNVLAMEFVGENGAPGKSLLDSQVDEDDYKQSIQIILDMYQKAKLVHGDFSEYNIFKTQNGLVVFDLGSAVDLRHPNTQEFLKRDINNITRFFKKRGVSVEDTDKLFEDIVK; translated from the coding sequence ATGACTGATATTCTTAGCAAAAAACTTGAATCGAAGATAGATAAAAAATTAATTTCAAAAGCTAAACGAAAAACTTTGGATGATGGTTTTAAAAAAGGCAAAGTAGTAAACGAAGTCTTAGATAAGCCAACTGTCATGACGTTATACAAAATGATCACAGATCATATCATTGCATATGTCAATGGTGCAGTAAGTGCTGGAAAAGAATCAGTTTTGTTTTGGGGAGTTGATGAAAATGATTCAGATGTTGCATTGAAAATTTATCTTGTTAGTACTTCGAATTTTAAAAAACGTGAACCATACATACTTGGTGACCCTAGATTCTCAAACGTCAAAAAAGGAACCAAAAACCTTGTGTATCTCTGGGCAAAAAAGGAATATCGAAACTTAACTCAGTGTTTTGAGGCTGGAATCCCTGTTCCAAAACCCCTTCATGTGACAAATAATGTATTGGCAATGGAATTTGTGGGTGAAAATGGAGCTCCTGGAAAATCGTTACTTGATTCACAAGTAGATGAGGATGACTACAAACAGTCTATCCAAATTATTTTAGATATGTATCAAAAGGCAAAGTTAGTACATGGAGATTTTTCAGAATATAATATCTTCAAGACACAAAACGGATTGGTGGTTTTTGATTTGGGATCTGCAGTTGATTTGAGACACCCAAATACTCAAGAATTTCTTAAGAGAGACATTAATAACATTACAAGGTTCTTCAAAAAACGAGGAGTTTCTGTTGAGGACACAGATAAATTATTTGAGGATATTGTAAAATGA
- a CDS encoding translation initiation factor IF-2 produces the protein MTKAEYENLLKRIQDKLGDTEKTSTARFELPVVDVMWEGQKTFLRNFSEFPKVLRRDPDKVLQYLSKEFAVPAERIGDKAMFIGKRDPDDFTRLFQIYVKDYLECPTCKSPDTKILKENRISFLICEACGAKSTLKGKYA, from the coding sequence GTGACCAAAGCAGAATATGAGAATCTACTCAAAAGGATACAGGATAAACTAGGTGATACTGAAAAGACCTCTACTGCTAGGTTTGAACTTCCTGTTGTTGATGTGATGTGGGAAGGACAGAAGACTTTCTTGCGTAATTTCTCTGAATTCCCAAAAGTGCTTAGAAGAGATCCTGATAAAGTATTACAGTACCTTTCAAAAGAATTTGCAGTTCCTGCTGAAAGAATTGGTGATAAGGCCATGTTTATTGGAAAGCGTGATCCTGATGATTTTACTAGATTATTTCAAATTTATGTTAAAGATTATCTTGAATGCCCTACTTGCAAAAGTCCTGATACCAAGATACTAAAAGAAAATCGCATATCATTTTTGATTTGTGAAGCATGTGGTGCAAAATCAACTCTAAAAGGTAAATATGCATAA